The Terriglobus sp. TAA 43 sequence TCAGCAGATGATGGGCATATAGAACAGAGAACGAATGAGGGGGAGATGTGGAATCACAGAGCAATACGTTGCCATACGTGAATGTCATACCCGATCCGGATCGCTGTCACAAGTCACGTCCTTTTCTGCTGATGGAAGGCGGCCCGCTTTATGAGATTGAGAAACGTATTCGGAAGATTCATGCCACTGCCCCGCTTACAAAGCGTCGAGCGTTAGGGGCTGTCTGTATCACATGGTTGCCGTTGCTTGTTATCACTCTTTTGCAAGGCACCGCATTTGGTGGAGTGAACATTCCTTTTTTCCGCGACTTCAGCGCTCACAGTCGCTTTCTTATCGCCCTTCCGATGCTACTGGTTGTTGAACTTGTGCTGGCACCTCGAATTGCCGAAGCGGCGGAACAGTTCCTCCTCGCCGGCGTTGTTACTTCCAAAGACTACAAACAGTTCGACGCAGCGATAGACGATGGTCTTCGACTACGCGACTCGAAGACAGCCGAATTTGTGATGGTGATCCTTTCTTTTGCCTTCACCTTTATGAGCTACCGCACGCTAGCCGTCCACACCTCAACCTGGTACTCCTCCGCAATGCCCGATGGCAGCTACGTCCTTACCGGAGCGGGCTGGTGGCAGCTTCTGGTTTGTGTTCCGCTCCTGCAGTTCCTTGTCTTGCGGTGGGTGTGGCGCATTGTTCTTTGGTTTCGCTTTCTGGCCCGCGTTAGCAAATTCGATCTGAAGCTTTTCGGCACGCATCCGGATGCGGCAGGGGGCCTCGGTTTCATTGGCGAAGCGCAACGGTTCTTTGGACTATTTCTTTTCTCGTATTCCTGTGGCGTAACCGGCGTGCTTGCGAACGAGCTTTTATACGGGGGCGTAAAGCTTGAACAGCTTGCTCCTCCCATCGTGGCGTATGCGGTCTTCTGCTTTCTCTTCGCAGCACTTCCGCTGATCGTTTTTACGCCCAAGCTATTGGTGACGAAACGTCAAAGCCTTCATCAATACGGAACGCTCGCTACGGCCTACACAGACTCTTTTCAAAGACGTTGGATCAAAGGGGATAATCCCGAACATGAAGCGCTGCTTGGCTCTTCCGACATTCAATCTCTCGCGGATCTGGGTAACAGCTTCCACATCATCCAGGAGATGAAACCGCTGCCGATTGCCCCCAAGGATCTCTTCAAGCTGATCGCTATGGCGTTGTTGCCCATGGCATCACTTCTTCTATCCGTCATGTCACCCAAAGAATTGCTTGAACTGCTTATGAAGGTTGTCGTGTGATTCGGCGCAGAGATTGAACTTCGTCTTTGAGTGCGTCAACGTAAACAGTGAACGGCCTGCCATGGGGCAGGCCGTTCGCTCGTTGAGAAAGAAGATTTACTTTGCGTGTACCAGCGGCATGTCAACGAGGTGCTGCATGATGAACCATGCCTGTAGTTCATTCGTGCGGAGCACGTCGGAGACAGCCAGATCATTGGTGCCGTCATCGCCATTGTCGTCGGCTTGCTTGGCGATCTTGCGGCATTCCTCAATGATGATCTTGTGAGCTTCCAGCAGACGCGAGATCTGCACCGGAACCTCTTCCTTGCCACGCGGGGGACGCGGAATGCTGGTGACTTCTGCAACGTCGCCGCCCATGGCGATGGTTACGCCACCCAGAAGTTGAATGCGTTCTGCGATGGTGTCCACGATCTCAACCTGTTCGTCAAAGTGTTTATCGAACAGCAGGTGAAGCTGATAAAAAGTGGGACCGGCAACCTGCCAGTGGTGCTTCTTATACAAGTCGCGGAGCGCGATGGAATCTGCCAGAAGCTGGTTCAACGCCTTGCAGGATTTCGCGCGGACATCCGCGTCCAGACCCAGTGGCAGGTCTTGCGTAACGGTACCCCACTTCTGAATCTCGTTGGCCTTTTCGTGCCAGTGCGGTGTTACCAAGTCCTTGGTATCGGCCTTTTTGATTGCAACTGCCATGATGCTTGCTCTCCTTTGTGGCTTATCTGTTGGATGCGAGCGTATGGGATACAGTGGCCTTCATCTTGACGTGGAAAGATGAAGGGCGCGGCAATCAGCCGCGCCCTTCACGTAAGTGTTGATAAGGATTTACTTGATGCCTACATCCGGAACCACTGAGTAGCCAGGACGCAACAGGTGATCATCGTTCTCACCCTTTTCCAGGTCAATACGAACCGGGATGCGTTGCACCACCTTCACGTAGTTGCCCGTGGCGTTTTCCGGCGGGAAGAGCGACAAGCGCGAACCCGTTGCACCACCAACCTGCGTCACGCGGCCCTTGTACTTGCGGCCACCCAGGGCGTCTACCTTCACGGTAACTTCCTGGCCCACCTTCATGTTCTGAAGCTGAGTTTCCTTGAAGTTCGCGGTGATCCAGAGGTTATCCAGCGGGATGATCGTCAGCATGTTCTGGCCGGGCGAGATGTTCTGGCCCACCGAAACATTCTTCTTGTTGATGATGCCGGCGATCGGCGCGACGATGTGGCAGTAGCTGAGGTTCAGTTTTGCCTGATCCAGCTTTGCCTGCGCCGTCATGATGTCAGCGTTGGCTGCCTGTGCACGAGCCTGCTGCACCGCAACCTGCTTCGGAGCGTTTTCCCGTGCCTGCGCTGCATCGCTGCGTGCAGAGTTCAGCTTGGACACTGTCTGTGCCACTGCCGCCTGCTGTGCGGTCACATTCTGCTGCGCTTCCACCACGCTGGCGTCATACGCTGCCGCCTGAGCAACCGCCTGGTCAAACTGTTGCTTACTGATGACGTCCTTTTCCACCAGCGGCTTGTAACGCTCCACGTCGCGCTGCGCCTTCAGAGCATTTGCCTCTGCCTGAGCTACGCGTGCCTGTGCTGCAGACACGTTCTTCTGCGCCTGTGCCACAGCAGCTTCTGCTGTTGAAACGTCCGATCCTGACGTAGCCACCTGCGTGCGCTGCTGAACATTCACGATGGGGACGTTGGAGTTGGCCTGAACATAGCTGGCCTTGGCATTTGCAAGCTGTGCTTCTGCCTGCTCAACCGCTACCTGATAGTCGCGAGGATCAATGTCTGCGATGACGTCGCCCTGCTTGATCTCCTGGTTGTCCGTAACGTTGACCTTGATGACCTGGCCAGAGACACGTGCGGATACCTGGTAGAGATCGCCATCCACCTGCGCATCGTCCGTGTCCTCTGTCAGTGTGGAGCGCCAGTAGAAGAACCCAGCCACCAGAACGAGAAGTAGGACAACGACAATGATGATGAACTTACGACGAGCCTTGCCTGGTCCGGTTTCGGCCGGATCGGGTGCCGCTGCTTTGTTCTGCTGCTGTTGCTGCTGATCGGAATCTGCCACGATCACTTTCCTCCGAGTTGAAGAGCTTGTTTGTAATTCGTTCCGGCGTAGCCGACGGCGCGCGCCAATGAAAGCTTTGCAATGTTGTGCTGATACAGCGCGCTGATGTACTGGTTGTTCGCCTGCTCGGTTTGCGATTGCGCATCGGAAACAGCAAGGTTGTCTGACACGCCGGCACGGAAGCGCTGCTGAGCTTCGTTAAGCGCTTCGTTGGCCAGATCCATGTTGGATTTGGTGGCTTCTACCAGCTTTTCTGCAGCTTCAATATCCAGCAGAGCATCGCGAACGTCCGCGTTTACCTGCTGCACTTGATCGGAATAACGAGCCTGGGCCGCCTTCAGGTTGGCGTCTGCCACCTGGATGTCGCCCTGCGTGCGTGCAATCTGCAGGATGGGCACGGAGACCTGTCCCGTTGCAGTGTAGGTACCGTGCGAGTGAGCAGGCGTGGTACCCAGATCACCGTAGTCGCCATTGAAATCGACAGTCGGGTAATACTCTGCCTTGGCCGCGGACCTCTGCGCCTGCGCGCCCTTGATGCGCTCTGCCGATGCCGCAAGATCCTTGCGGTTCTTCTGCGCGTCAGCAAAAGCTTGTTCGGGGGTAGTGGGCGTTGCAGCAGTGAAGGGAGCTGAATCTGCAATGTTGAACTTCTGATCCAGCGGCAGGCCAATGGCGCGAGCCAAGTTCAGCTTGTCCTTCTCCAGATTGTTCTGCGTCTGGATTACCTGCTGGTCAGCGTTCTGATAATCCACACGGGCGCGCAGCACGTCCAGCTTAGGGCTGGTGCCTGCTTCATGCGCTGCAGTCGCCTGATCGAGAGATACCTGCGCAGTTGCACGTGATGCGATGGCTGCAGTAATGCGCGCCCGATCTGCGAGGCAAAGAAGATAGGCATTGCCAACAGTCAATACCACCATGTTGCGCGCGTCTTCTGCAGTTAGCTTCGCACCCTGGAAGTTATGCTTCGCAGCAATGTACTTCTGGATGCTGCTGACATTCACCAGCGACTGCGAAAGATATGCGCGGAAGTCAAAGACCTGGAAGGGGCCGATGATGGGGTTCAGGCCGGGGAAGCTCAAACCATAAGCTGCAAGGTTCACCTGTTCCACCGTGTAAGAGGCCGAGCCGGTTACCGTGGGGAGCAGCGCCTGCAGTGCCTGAAGCTTCTGGCCGCTCACTGTCTGCGTTTGTGCGCCCTGAAGAATCAGTCCCAGGTTCGTGCGAAAGCCACGCTGGATCGCATCATCCAGTGTTAGTTCCAGCACGCCATCCGTGGCCTTGCCTTCGACCAGCGATCCCTTGAAGTCCTGCTGTGTGACCTGCGTGCTGCCCGCTGCTTGTGGGACCGAACTAAAGATCTGCTCGGCAGTATCAACTGTGGTTACGCCGCTGGCAGTGTGGTTGTTGGTGCCCGGTTGTGTGCTCGCTGCCTGGGCAACGGCTCCGAGCGGCAGCATCAGCGAAAGAACAGCCGCCGCAGAGAGTGTCCAGCGCCGCGGATGGCAGTGAAAGCCTGAGGCTCGATCGTGTTGCGTCATACGCTCCATTGCGACCCAAGCGGCTCGGTTCCACGTCTCCACTGACTCGCGGGTCAGTGGCCGGGCGTCGGCCATGCTTCGGTTTCCTACTTCAGATGCAGTCAACCCCATCTCTCGATGCAGAAAATGTTGCCTGCGTGCCACAAATTCTGTGCAGATTCTTTTCAGCGTAATTCACCGCTCCGTTCTATCCTGTTGATTCGCGCTCTGGAACGGGCTGCGAAGAGGGGGAACTGAAGAATTGCGCCGCATTCGCACGGGAGTTGTGGGGTTTGGACTGGCAGGACGCGTCTTTCACGCGCCCTTCGTAGACGCTATTCCTGAACTGGAGCTGGCCTATATTGTTCAGCGCTCCGGCGACGAGGCGAAACGCGCCTTCCCGCAGGCAGAACAGCTTCGCAGCTTTGAAGACCTTTTACAGAGTGATGTGGAACTGGTGGTGCTGGGAACTCCGACCATCAGCCACTATCCCATGTCGAAACAGGCTCTGCTGGCAGGTAAAAACGTGGTCTGCGATAAGCCCATGACCACCACCACCGCGCAGGCGGAGGAACTGGAGAAAATCGCTCTTCAGAAGGGTCTGCTGCTGTTTCCGTTCCACAATCGCCGCTGGGATGGTGATTTTCAGACATTGCAGGGCATCATTCGCGATGGCCGCGTGGGTCGTGTGGTCATGCTGGAATCGCGGTTTGATCGCTATCGTCCTGAGCCAAAGCCGAATGCGTGGCGCGAGGAAGAAAACGCGGGCGGCGGGCAGCTCTATGACATTGGGCCGCACCTGATTGACCAGGCGCTGACCCTTTTCGGGCGTCCGTCGACGTTGACCGCGAATGTCCGTACCGACCGCAACGTGGGTAAGGTTCCGGATGGCTTTGATTTGACGTTGGTGTTCGATACCAACCGCGATGACCGCAAGATCACTGTGAAGTTGGGAACCAGCGTTCTGGCCGCCGATCCGGCACCGCGTTACCGATTGAACGGAACCGGCGGCACCTATGTAAAGAACGGGCTGGACCCACAGGAGCCGACCATTCTGGCTGGCCATCTGCCACCACGGCAAGGCGCTGAAGAGCTTTGGCTGCAGGAGCCGGAGGATCGCTACGGCATTCTGACCTTCTGCCCGAACACGCAGAAACCGAACGAGTTGGAGAAGGAAATCATCCCCACACTGCCTGGTGACTATCGCGGGTTCTATCAAAATGTTGCGGATTCGCTGCTGGGATTGGCGGCGCCTGAGGTAACGGCACGTTGCGCTGTCCGAACAGCGCGCATGATCGATCTGGCATATGAAAGTGCTCGCGTTGGAGCTACGGTCCGCGTCGATCATACCGGCTGGTAAATCAAAAGTATTTGTTTCAGGAAGAGGGTGTAAGTAGTTGCCATCATTGAGAAAAGAGTTGCCCCGAGGATTTCGCTGGGCAGCTGTAAAGGCAGGCATTAAGGCTAGCGGCCGGACCGATGTCGCGGTGGCGGTGGCGGATCGTGCGGCATCTGCAGCGGTCATGTTTACGGACAATCAGATGGTCGCTGCTCCGGTAACGGTGGGTCGGAAACACATGGCCGCCACTCAGGGCCGAGTGAAGGCCGTTGTTGTGAACGCGGGCAATGCCAACTGTGCAACGGGAGCGCCGGGTATCGCCGTTTCCGAAGAAACCTGCCGGAAGGCTGCGGAGTTGTTTGGTTGTACGGCGGAAGAGGTCATCCCTTCTTCGACCGGCATCATTGGCGTGCCTTTGCCGGTAGAAAAGCTGACGAATGCATTGCCGCTTGCTGCAGAGCGCCTTGCGAACACCAATAAGGCAGCGGAAGATTTCGCCACTGCCATCATGACCACCGACACCAAGATGAAGGTGTCGCAGGCGACGGTGGAAGCGGCAGAGACCTCTGTGCGCATCTTCGGATGCTGCAAGGGCGCAGGTATGATCGGACCGCAGCTCGGTCCGCCGCATGCGACGATGCTGGTCTATCTGTTTACCGACCTTGCTGTGGAGCCTGCTGTCCTGCGCGACCTTCTTCAAGGCCGTGTGGAAGCCAGCTTCAACTCCATCAGCGTGGATGGCGACACCTCGACCAATGACACCGTGCTGTTGCTGGCGAGCGGTGCCAGCGGTGTGAAGTGGAGCGATGCACCGCGCAGTTTTCAGGACGATTTCTGCGATGCTCTGCAGCAGGTCTGCAATGAGTTGGCGCACGCCATCATTGACGACGGTGAAGGTGTGACGCACGTCGTGACGCTGGAAATCAGCGGTACCGCAAACGATGCGGACGCCAAGACCATTGCCAAATCCATCGCGCATTCGCCGCTGTGCAAGACGGCGTGGTCCAGCGCCGATCCGAACTGGGGACGCATCATCGCCGCCGCAGGCTATGCCGGTGTGCCGTTTTCGCCGGAAGAGACGACGGTGACGATTGGTGGCGTGAAAGTTTTCGACCGAGGCGTGCGTGCAGCGGGATATGACGAGGCCGTTGTCCACGAAAAGATGAAGCAGCGCGAATACACCATCGCCGTCAGCGTTGGGAATGGGCCAGGCCGTTCCCGTTTCCTGACCTGCGACCTGACGGTGGAATACGTGCATATCAACGCGGATTATTCGACCTAAGCGACCGATTCGTTTCGCTTATACCTTTTCCTCTTCGCACTTATAATGGCTGTGGTTGAAATGTGCGTGCTGAGTCGTTTCAGCACGCGCATCTTCTGTCACGTATCGACACAGAATCTGGAGCAGCGATGGCGACCAATGTAGCAGTGCCCCCGGCAAGCGCCCTGAACGACCGGCAGCAGGAAATTGCAGAGTGGATTGAAGCGTTTGACGAGATGATCGTCGCTGAAGGCGCGGAGCAGGGTGCGGAGCTGATGACAGCTCTGCGTCAGCGCGCACGCGAAGCAGGCGTCACCGCCGGCATTGAACTCACCACGCCGTACAAGAACACCATCCCCAAGCATGACGAGATTCCGTATCCCGGCGACCGCGATATGGAACGCCGCGTGGAAGCGCTGATCCGCTGGAATGCCATGGCCATGGTTCATGGCCAGAACAAGAAGGACGCCGGTATTGGCGGCCATATTTCCACGTATTCGTCAGTGGCGACGCTGTTTGAAGTTGGCTTCAACCACTTCTTCCATGCCAAGTACACCGCTGCTGACGGCACCGAGCAGCCCGGTGACTTTGTTTATTTTCAGGGCCACGCATCGCCCGGTGTTTATGCTCGCGCCTTCCTCGAAGGCCGCTTGAGCGAGCAGCATCTGCTGAACTTCCGCCATGAACTGCGGGATCATCCTGGCCTGTCGAGCTATCCGCATCCGTGGCTGATGAAGGATTTCTGGCAGTTCCCAACGGTGTCGATGGGCATTGGCCCGCTGAACGCGATCTACCAGGCTCGCTTCATGAAGTACCTGGAGAACCGCAACCTGATCCCGCATACCGACCGCAAGGTTTGGGCATTTGTGGGTGATGGTGAGTCGGACGAAGTCGATACGCTCGGTGCGATTTCGCTGGCAACGCGTGAGAATCTGGACAACCTGATCTTCGTCGTCAACTGCAACCTGCAGCGCCTTGATGGTCCGGTGCGTGGCAACAAGCGCATCATCGACGAACTGGAAGGCCACTTCCGCGGTTGCGGTTGGAACGTAATCAAGGTTGTCTGGGGCACGGATTGGGATGCGCTGTTTGAGCGTGACCACACTGGCCTGTTGCTGAAGCGAATGGAAGAGTGCGTGGATGGCGACTTCCAAGCGTACAAGGCCAAGGGCGGCGCGTACCTGCGTGAGCACTTCTTCGGCAAGTATCCGCAGTTGGTTGAGTTGGTGAAGGACTACACCGACGAGCAGCTTTCCAAGCTGCACCGTGGTGGCCATGATGCGCAGAAGGTCTACAACGCTTATAAGCGCGCTGTGGAGCACAAGGGTGGACCAACGGTCATCCTTGCCAAGACGGTGAAGGGCTATGGCTTTGCATCTACTGAAGGCCGTAACGCTGCACACAACGAGAAGAAGCTGACCGACGAGGGCGTGATCGCGTTCAAGCAGCGCTTCGACATCCCCGTGCCGGATGAGCAGGCTGCTGCGGGTAAACCGTGGAAGCCTTCGGACGACGCGCCGGAGTTGAAGTATCTGCAGGAGCGTCGTTCGAACCTGGGTGGCTATGTGCCCACGCGTGGATGGAAGCCGTTCAGCTTTACGAATCCTGCGGTCGACTTCTACAAGGAATGGCTCGGTGGATCGAAGGGGCGCGCTGTTTCCACCACGATGGTGTTCGTTGCCATCCTGCGCGCGCTGATGAAGGACAAGAACATCGGTCGCCTGGTTGTTCCAATTGTTCCTGACGAAGGTCGTACGTTCGGTATGGAATCGGCTGTGAAGCAGGTGGGAATCTACGCCAGCGAAGGCCAGAAGTACACGCCGCACGATAGCGACATGCTGCTTTCGTACCGCGAAGAAAAAGACGGCCAGATTCTGGAAGAGGGCATCACCGAAGCAGGCTCCATGGCCAGCTTCACCGCTGCCGGAACGGCTTATGCGAACTACGGTGTGCCGTCGGTTCCGTTCTACATGTACTACTCCATGTTCGGCTTCCAGCGTATTGGCGACATGGCGTGGGCATTTGCGGATTCGCGCGGTAAGGGCTTCCTGATGGGCGGCACTGCTGGACGCACGACGATGCTTGGCGAAGGTTTGCAGCATCAGGACGGCCACTCGCATGTGATCAGCAGCACCATTCCTACGTGCGTCAGCTATGACCCGGCGTTTGCCTATGAGATGGCTGTGATTCTGCAGGACGGCATGCAGCGCATGTACGTGAACGACGAGCAGATCTTCTACTACGTCACCATGTACAACGAGGACTACGTTCACCCGGAAATGCCGCAGGGCGACAACGTCCGCGAGGGCATTCTGAAGGGCCTGTATCGCTTCAAGTCAGCTCCGAAGGGCAAGGCGACTGTGCAGCTCTTTGGTTCGGGCACCATCCTGAACGAAGTGCTGAAGGCGCAGGAGATTCTTTCCAGCAAGTTCGGCATTGAGGCGGATGTGTGGAGTGTGCCGAGCTACACCGAGCTTCGTCGTGACGCGCTTGCGATCGAGCGTTGGAACCGCCTGCATCCGTTCGAAGCAGAGAAGACACCGTATCTGGTGGAAGCTCTTGGCGATGCGCCGGGACCAGTCATTGCAGCCAGCGATTGGATGAAGGTGATGCCGGATGCCTTGTCGCCTTGGCTGGGCAAGCGTCTGGTGACACTAGGCACGGACGGTTTTGGACGCAGCGATAATCGCGAAAATCTGCGCGAGTTCTTTGAAGTGGATGCGAAGGCGATTGTTGCCGCAACCATCTCAAAGCTGGTGCGTGATGGCGCGTTGAAGGCCAAGGATGCGAAGAAAGCGTTCGCTGAGATCGGTGTCAACACGGAAGCCCCAGAACCTTCGAAGCAGTAAAGCGTCTTAACTGCACGATCGGAAAGCGCCTGTTATGACAGGCGCTTTTCCTTTTGGCGTCTATTGGGTGGGGAACGATCAAAGCGTTTTGATAGGATTCATTTCGCCATGAATTCAGCCCGTCGCGATCTTCTGAAGTTCTCTCCGCTTGCTCTTGCCGCCTTTGTGCCGTCCGTTGGTTCGGCACAGGTCACGGGAGCCTCCACGCCATCGACTCCTACCGTCTTCGATGTTCGTAACTATGGCGCATCGGGAACAGGGAAGCAGTTGGATACCAACGGCATCAATGCGGCGATTGAAGCGGCCACCAAGGCAGGCGGTGGCACGGTTGTCTTCCCGGCGGGAACCTATCTTACGTTCTCTATTCGTCTCAAAAGCAATATCCATCTCTATCTATCGCAGGGAGCGGTGATTCTGGCGGCGGAATCACCCAAGCCCGGTGAAACCACGGGACAGATGGGTGGCGTGTATGACGCTGCAGAGCCGCAGAATCCGGCGATTGAACCGTTCCAGGATTTCGGCCATAACCATTGGCACAACTCGCTGATCTGGGGTGAGGGCATTGAGAATGTGTCCATCACCGGTCCTGGCTTGATCTATGGCAAAGGGTTGTCGTTCGGCGCCACGCGTGCCGCTCGTGGCGACTATCCGATTTACAAAGCGGAGCAGGCTGGCGTGGGTAACAAGGCCATTGCGATGAAGAACTGTCGCAATGTGACCTTCCGCGAGTTTCGTCTGTTGAAGGGCGGTCACTTCGGATTCTTGCTTACAGGCGTGGACAATCTGGTTATTGATGGCTTGCTGATCGACACGGATCGCGACGGTATTGATATCGACTGCTGCAAGAATGTGCATGTCTCTAATTGCACAGTTAACTCGCCGTGGGATGACGGTATCTGCCCGAAGTCGAGTTATGCGCTGGGCTATGCTCGTGCGACGGAGAACGTCACCATCACTGGTTGCACGGTGACGGGCGATTACATGCTGGGCACGGTGTTGGACGGTACTTACAAACACTTTCCTGCAGATGCACCACAGACGTATCGCACGGGACGCATCAAGTGCGGCACAGAATCCAACGGCGGATTCAAGAACATCACCATCTCAAACTGCGTCTTTGATGGTTGCCACAGCCTTTGTCTTGAGAGTGAGGACGGCGCGCTGTGCGAGGACATCGCCATCTCAAATATCACCATGCGCGATCTGTTTGCGGGCCCGCTGTTCTTCCGCCTCGGGGCACGTCTACGCGGGCCTAAGCCGGAGACAAAGCCGGGAACGCTTCAACGAATTGTGGTGAACAACATCACCAGCTATAACTCCACGTCGAACCTGTGCAACATCCTTTCGGGGATCCCGGACTTTCCGATCCGCGATGTGAAGATCAGCAACTTCTACATGCAGCATCGGGGCGGGGCGACGGCCGATAAGGCAAAGCTGGTGCCACCGGAAGAGATTGCGAAGTATCCCGACCCTGAGATGTTTGGCCCTATGCCAGCACAGGGCTTCTTCCTACGCCATGTGCGTAACGTGGAAGTGAGTCACGTGGAGATTGCGCCAGCGCAGTCAGATGCGCGTCCGTCGTTTGTGTTGGAAGACGTGGACAGGGCCGACTTCTTTGCCATTACCGCACCGACTACGCCCAGCGCTTTCGACTTCCGTCATGCGAAGGATGTGCGCGTGGGATGGAGCAGGGCCGCGAAGGACGCGGTGTTTGCCGATGCCAGCGGCAAGACACTCTAGAGAACAAAGGGTGTGCGAAGTGAGCTTCGCACACCCTTTAATTTCGGGGAGGTATCGTTTAGCGGTCGCGGTCGGTCACGTAGCCGGGAACCCACTGCAGTGCGCGTAGCGCCTTGGCAGCTTCGCTGTTTGCAGCAGGTAGATCGACGATGGACTGACGAGCTGCTTCCGCATAGGCGCGGGCTGCGTCCATGGCGTATTCCAGCGATCCGTGGTGCGTCAGGATTTCCAGAATGGTGGCGTGCTTCACGCGGCTGAAGTTGCGGTCGGCGAGCACTGTGCGGATGGCTTCGCGTTCCGCGCCTGTGCCACGTTCCAGCGCGTGGATCACGGCGAGTGTTGCTTTGCCTTCGCGCAGATCGCTGGCGGCAGGCTTGCCAATGGTGGACTCTTCGCCGGTGATGTCAAGCACATCATCAACAATCTGGAATGCAAGGCCGAGGTTACGGCCGTACTCACCAAGCTGTTGTTCTACTTCATCGCTGGCACCGGAGAGGGCAGCGCCAAGCTGCATGCTGACCTTGAACAGCATCGCGGTCTTGCGGAAGATCAGGTCGAAGTACTCTTCTTCGTTGATCAGGTGACCCAGCTTTTGAATCTGTAGCAGTTCGCCTTCGACCATCTGCTGCGTTAGTCCGATGAGCAGATCCAGCACGTGGAAATTGCGCTCTTCCAGGGCCGTCTGGAACGACTGCATGTACAACCAGTCGCCTGCGAGGACGCACTTGCTTTCGCCCCACACGGTGTTGGTGCTGGCCTTGCCGCGTCGCGTCTTCGCTTCGTCAATGATGTCGTCATGAACCAGCGTGGCGGTGTGCAGCATCTCGACGACGGCACCCATGCGGATACGGCTTTCGCCTTGGAAGCCGAGCGCCTTTGCCGCGAGCAACAGCAGCAGCGGACGGATGCGTTTGCCACCGCCTGCCAGCAGATATTCTGCAATGTCTTGAATGACAGCGACTTCGGACTGTGACTGTTTGCCGAACTCGCGCTCTACGGCAGCAAGATCGTCACGTACGAGGTCGAAGACCTGTTTGGCAGTCGCACTGGGGAGAAGACTCACGCTTTTCAAACTGTAACAGTTCTTTGACGCGAAAGCAGTGCAGCGGGACGCAGGAAAGAGAAACCCCGTCCACAACTTACGTCATGAACGGGGCATGGGTTCGTGAGAGGGTTTAGTTCGAGCGGTAGTTGGTGAACTGAAGCTCCACGCCGAAGTCCTTGCCCTTGAGCAGGGCAATGATCTGCTGCAGGACGTCACGGTCTTTGCTGGTGATGCGGACAGTGTCGCCCTGGATGGATGCCTGCGCCTTCAGCTTGCTGTCTTTCACGGCCGCGGTGATCTTCTTCGCGGAGTCGCCTTCGATGCCCTGCTTGAGCTTGATCTTCTGACGGACGGAGGAGTTGGATGCTGGTTCGATCTTCTCGTACTCTAGGTTCTTCAGAGACACGTTCCGCTTCACGAGTTTTTGCGAAAGGATCTCAGTGACGGCCTTCAACGTGTACTCATCCTGCGAGGCGAGTTGGATGGCGTCGTTGCCTTCGAGGTTGATGGTGGACTTTGAATTCTTCAGGTCGAAGCGGGCGTTGACTTCCTTGGTGGCCTGATCGATCGCGTTCTTTACTTCCTGCACTTCGACTTTGCTTACGACGTCAAAACTGTTATCGGCTGCCATTGTTCGTTCTCCTTGCCAGTACTGCAATCCTGCAAAAGCTGATGATTTAGAGCGGCAGAAAGATGCCGCACGTTGCCGGGCTATTCTACGCGGAAGAGGCGACGAAAGTTTCCGGTGGTTTCCTGTGCGAGCTGTTCCAGCGGGATCTTGCGCAAC is a genomic window containing:
- a CDS encoding polyprenyl synthetase family protein; translated protein: MSLLPSATAKQVFDLVRDDLAAVEREFGKQSQSEVAVIQDIAEYLLAGGGKRIRPLLLLLAAKALGFQGESRIRMGAVVEMLHTATLVHDDIIDEAKTRRGKASTNTVWGESKCVLAGDWLYMQSFQTALEERNFHVLDLLIGLTQQMVEGELLQIQKLGHLINEEEYFDLIFRKTAMLFKVSMQLGAALSGASDEVEQQLGEYGRNLGLAFQIVDDVLDITGEESTIGKPAASDLREGKATLAVIHALERGTGAEREAIRTVLADRNFSRVKHATILEILTHHGSLEYAMDAARAYAEAARQSIVDLPAANSEAAKALRALQWVPGYVTDRDR
- a CDS encoding glycoside hydrolase family 28 protein, which encodes MNSARRDLLKFSPLALAAFVPSVGSAQVTGASTPSTPTVFDVRNYGASGTGKQLDTNGINAAIEAATKAGGGTVVFPAGTYLTFSIRLKSNIHLYLSQGAVILAAESPKPGETTGQMGGVYDAAEPQNPAIEPFQDFGHNHWHNSLIWGEGIENVSITGPGLIYGKGLSFGATRAARGDYPIYKAEQAGVGNKAIAMKNCRNVTFREFRLLKGGHFGFLLTGVDNLVIDGLLIDTDRDGIDIDCCKNVHVSNCTVNSPWDDGICPKSSYALGYARATENVTITGCTVTGDYMLGTVLDGTYKHFPADAPQTYRTGRIKCGTESNGGFKNITISNCVFDGCHSLCLESEDGALCEDIAISNITMRDLFAGPLFFRLGARLRGPKPETKPGTLQRIVVNNITSYNSTSNLCNILSGIPDFPIRDVKISNFYMQHRGGATADKAKLVPPEEIAKYPDPEMFGPMPAQGFFLRHVRNVEVSHVEIAPAQSDARPSFVLEDVDRADFFAITAPTTPSAFDFRHAKDVRVGWSRAAKDAVFADASGKTL
- the aceE gene encoding pyruvate dehydrogenase (acetyl-transferring), homodimeric type, with translation MATNVAVPPASALNDRQQEIAEWIEAFDEMIVAEGAEQGAELMTALRQRAREAGVTAGIELTTPYKNTIPKHDEIPYPGDRDMERRVEALIRWNAMAMVHGQNKKDAGIGGHISTYSSVATLFEVGFNHFFHAKYTAADGTEQPGDFVYFQGHASPGVYARAFLEGRLSEQHLLNFRHELRDHPGLSSYPHPWLMKDFWQFPTVSMGIGPLNAIYQARFMKYLENRNLIPHTDRKVWAFVGDGESDEVDTLGAISLATRENLDNLIFVVNCNLQRLDGPVRGNKRIIDELEGHFRGCGWNVIKVVWGTDWDALFERDHTGLLLKRMEECVDGDFQAYKAKGGAYLREHFFGKYPQLVELVKDYTDEQLSKLHRGGHDAQKVYNAYKRAVEHKGGPTVILAKTVKGYGFASTEGRNAAHNEKKLTDEGVIAFKQRFDIPVPDEQAAAGKPWKPSDDAPELKYLQERRSNLGGYVPTRGWKPFSFTNPAVDFYKEWLGGSKGRAVSTTMVFVAILRALMKDKNIGRLVVPIVPDEGRTFGMESAVKQVGIYASEGQKYTPHDSDMLLSYREEKDGQILEEGITEAGSMASFTAAGTAYANYGVPSVPFYMYYSMFGFQRIGDMAWAFADSRGKGFLMGGTAGRTTMLGEGLQHQDGHSHVISSTIPTCVSYDPAFAYEMAVILQDGMQRMYVNDEQIFYYVTMYNEDYVHPEMPQGDNVREGILKGLYRFKSAPKGKATVQLFGSGTILNEVLKAQEILSSKFGIEADVWSVPSYTELRRDALAIERWNRLHPFEAEKTPYLVEALGDAPGPVIAASDWMKVMPDALSPWLGKRLVTLGTDGFGRSDNRENLREFFEVDAKAIVAATISKLVRDGALKAKDAKKAFAEIGVNTEAPEPSKQ
- a CDS encoding YajQ family cyclic di-GMP-binding protein, producing MAADNSFDVVSKVEVQEVKNAIDQATKEVNARFDLKNSKSTINLEGNDAIQLASQDEYTLKAVTEILSQKLVKRNVSLKNLEYEKIEPASNSSVRQKIKLKQGIEGDSAKKITAAVKDSKLKAQASIQGDTVRITSKDRDVLQQIIALLKGKDFGVELQFTNYRSN